One bacterium DNA segment encodes these proteins:
- a CDS encoding septum formation initiator family protein gives MAWLFNRKKHARRASYVTIREYTYSSLPRPAENKWSAKAKVAFAATAMAAFLYFLISGDLGLLRLRSLHQLHDQLRAEELALAAEVVDLDTRKRLLETDTLFIEQVARSEFKLSRPGETVYELVPRPAHTKK, from the coding sequence ATGGCTTGGCTGTTTAACCGCAAAAAGCACGCCCGTCGCGCCAGCTATGTCACGATCCGCGAGTACACCTATTCCAGTCTGCCGCGCCCGGCGGAAAACAAGTGGTCGGCCAAGGCGAAGGTCGCTTTTGCCGCCACGGCGATGGCGGCGTTCCTGTATTTTCTGATCTCGGGCGACCTTGGGTTGCTCCGTCTACGGTCGCTGCACCAATTGCACGACCAACTGCGGGCCGAGGAACTGGCGCTGGCCGCCGAAGTCGTCGATCTCGACACCCGCAAACGCCTGCTGGAGACCGACACATTGTTCATCGAGCAGGTGGCCCGCAGCGAATTCAAACTCTCGCGCCCCGGCGAGACCGTCTATGAACTGGTCCCGCGTCCGGCGCACACAAAGAAGTAG